Proteins from a genomic interval of Rosa chinensis cultivar Old Blush chromosome 2, RchiOBHm-V2, whole genome shotgun sequence:
- the LOC112186808 gene encoding sirohydrochlorin ferrochelatase, chloroplastic has protein sequence MSIGSLFSSPQVTAKISPATDSRTNPNRSLNFANLQRGPSRTRNLSIGIGNGGLGQTNPHGVGDRDGVIIVDHGSRRKESNLMLNEFVDMFRERTGYAIVEPAHMELAEPSIQDAFNSCVEQGANRVIVSPFFLLPGRHWNKDIPSLTAEAAKEHPGVSYMVTAPLGLHPLLVDVMNDRINHCLSHVAGDAAECAVCVGTGKCQVH, from the exons ATGTCGATTGGGTCGTTGTTCAGCTCTCCTCAAGTTACCGCTAAAATCTCCCCGGCGACCGACAGCCGAACAAACCCTAACCGGAGCCTCAACTTCGCGAATTTGCAGAGAGGCCCCTCCAGAACTAGAAATTTAAGCATCGGGATCGGGAATGGAGGATTGGGACAAACTAATCCCCATGGAGTTGGCGACAGAGATGGCGTCATCATCGTCGACCATGGCTCACGCCGTAAGGAATCCAACCTCATGCTAA atgagtttgtggacatgtttAGGGAGAGAACTGGGTATGCTATAGTGGAGCCTGCTCATATG GAGTTGGCAGAACCTTCAATTCAAGACGCGTTCAATTCGTGTGTTGAACAAGGTGCCAATCGTGTTATCGTTAGCCCGTTTTTCCTCCTACCAGGAAGACATTGGAACAAG GACATTCCATCCCTGACAGCTGAAGCTGCAAAGGAGCATCCTGGTGTGTCATATATGGTGACTGCGCCTCTAGGCCTCCACCCACTACTTGTG GATGTTATGAATGACAGAATCAATCACTGCTTGAGCCATGTTGCTGGAGATGCAGCTGAGTGTGCAGTTTGTGTTGGAACAGGCAAATGCCAGGTCCATTGA
- the LOC112186807 gene encoding glycosyltransferase BC10: MKRKSQFKWKRKLFASILMCLCFGTLVLLMHTHYTRIMTLASIRPQLTIQRPKIAFLFIARNRLPLDMLWDVFFQGGEGKFSIYVHSRPGFLFNRVTTRSVFFLNRQVNDSIQVDWGEATMIEAERILLKHALEDPLNQRFAFVSDSCIPLYNFNYIYDYIMSTRTSFVDSFADTKDGRYNPKMDPVIPVQNWRKGSQWVVLTRKHAEVVVKDDTVFPMFQLYCKRKSLPEFWRDHPVPADNSKEHNCIPDEHYVQTLLAQEGLEGEITRRSLTHSSWDLSSTADRERRGWHPMTYKYSDATPMLIKSIKDVDNIYYETEYRREWCSSKEKPSPCFLFARKFTRPAALRLLNTTTLELR; this comes from the exons ATGAAGCGAAAGTCACAGTTCAAATGGAAGCGGAAGCTTTTCGCTTCGATTTTGATGTGCTTGTGCTTTGGGACCTTGGTCCTTCTTATGCATACTCACTACACTCGGATTATGACTCTGGCCTCAATTCGTCCTCAGTTGACAATCCAACGGCCCAAGATTGCCTTCTTGTTCATCGCCCGCAACCGGTTACCGTTGGATATGCTCTGGGATGTTTTCTTTCAG GGCGGGGAGGGTAAGTTTTCGATTTATGTGCACTCCAGGCCCGGGTTTCTGTTCAATAGGGTCACCACCAGATCAGTTTTTTTCCTGAATCGTCAAGTCAATGATAGCATACAG GTAGATTGGGGAGAAGCAACCATGATTGAAGCGGAGCGTATATTGCTCAAACATGCACTAGAGGATCCTCTTAATCAACgctttgcttttgtttctgATAG CTGCATCCCTCTTTACAATTTCAACTATATATATGACTATATCATGTCAACCAGAACCAGTTTTGTGGACAG CTTTGCTGATACAAAAGATGGCCGCTACAATCCAAAAATGGATCCTGTTATTCCTGTACAAAACTGGAGAAAAGGATCTCAG TGGGTTGTATTGACGAGGAAGCATGCAGAGGTTGTAGTGAAAGACGATACAGTGTTTCCTATGTTTCAGTTGTATTGTAAG AGGAAGTCGTTACCTGAGTTTTGGCGGGATCATCCTGTT CCGGCCGATAACTCCAAGGAGCACAATTGCATTCCAGACGAGCATTATGTTCAGACATTACTGGCT CAAGAAGGCCTTGAAGGAGAAATCACACGAAGATCACTGACACACTCATCATGGGATTTATCATCCACTGCAGACCGTGAACGCCGTGGATGGCACCCTATGACATACAAATATTCAGATGCTACTCCCATGCTTATTAAATCTATAAAG GATGTAGATAATATCTACTATGAGACCGAGTATCGAAGAGAATGGTGTAGCAGCAAGGAGAAACCCTCTCCATGCTTTCTTTTTGCCAGAAAATTTACCCGGCCTGCTGCTCTCAGGCTTCTCAACACG ACTACACTGGAGCTTAGATGA